The window AAATCCAGCCCCAGGGGGTCGTGCACCGCCCCCAAGGCACGTCGCAGGTTCTCCCAGTTCAACAAGGGCTCGCCCATGCCCATGAACACCAGATTTCGCAATGAAACGTCCGTTTCCAGCCCGCTCACATGCTCCTGGGCCACGAGAATTTGCCCAAGAATTTCCGCCATGGACAGATTGCGGACAAGTCCCATTTGCCCCGTGGCGCAGAAGGTGCACCCCAAAGCGCAACCGACCTGGGTGGAAAGACAGACCGTGAAGTGATCCTTCTCCGGGATCAGGACGGATTCGATCCGCTGGCCGTCTTCCAGAGCCAGTAGAAACTTCGTCGTCCCATCCCGACTGGCTTGGACCTGAAGCACTTCCGGCCACAACACGGCGGCCGTCTCGGTGAGGCGGCCACGCAGCCCTTTGGAGATATTGGTCATCCGACCAAAATCCCGCTCCCGCTTCTGCCAGAGCCACTGCCAAAGCTGCCGTGCCCGAAATGGTGCTTCTCCCAAGTCGGAACAAAACCGTTCAAGTTCGGGGTATGTGCAGTTGAGAAGATTGGGCTTCAATGGAGAGACATCACTGCAGTTGTTCCTTCTGCCGGTACAAGCGAACGAACTCCACGGCATCCGGCACCGAGGTCACTTCCCCGGCGATCTGGGCCTGGAGCAGGGCCTCGCGGATCAATCCCACGGCGGGTCCGGGTTTGATCTCGGCGAAATCCATGATCTCATGCCCATTGAGCAGAGGTTCCAGGGCTTCCTCAGGAATCTCTGCCCGCTCCAGCATTTTCATAT of the Desulfonatronum thioautotrophicum genome contains:
- the rlmN gene encoding 23S rRNA (adenine(2503)-C(2))-methyltransferase RlmN; amino-acid sequence: MKPNLLNCTYPELERFCSDLGEAPFRARQLWQWLWQKRERDFGRMTNISKGLRGRLTETAAVLWPEVLQVQASRDGTTKFLLALEDGQRIESVLIPEKDHFTVCLSTQVGCALGCTFCATGQMGLVRNLSMAEILGQILVAQEHVSGLETDVSLRNLVFMGMGEPLLNWENLRRALGAVHDPLGLDFSKRRITVSTVGVPGMLTELGAAGLASLAVSLHAPTQELRARIMPRAARFPLDDLIADLAAYPLQPRQKITIEYVLLGEVNDDLGHARDLVRLLNKVKAKVNLIPFHPSPELPYVAPDSSKVLAFEALLKSKGLPATLRKSKGQDISAACGQLRAEVAANE